From Ignisphaera aggregans DSM 17230, the proteins below share one genomic window:
- a CDS encoding protein of unknown function UPF0153 (InterPro IPR005358~KEGG: tpe:Tpen_0097 hypothetical protein~PFAM: protein of unknown function UPF0153~SPTR: A1RWC7 Putative uncharacterized protein~PFAM: Uncharacterised protein family (UPF0153)), with product MPFEDPRCLMCRKCCIETEMILLPSDIERIKRFTELDIDRFAVFRDGFYRLRNVDGRCIFLDDNGCRIYPIKPIGCSIYPLIFDSIHGPVIDSLCPLAKEFIYRCRDIEEALNLLKDFLRELEDSYSYRVNWNTFYRESKRLIDMCNRR from the coding sequence ATGCCTTTTGAAGATCCTAGATGTCTAATGTGTAGAAAGTGCTGTATAGAGACAGAGATGATTCTTCTGCCAAGCGATATAGAGAGGATAAAGAGGTTTACAGAGCTAGATATAGATAGATTTGCTGTATTTAGAGATGGTTTCTATAGGCTTAGAAATGTGGATGGTAGATGTATATTCCTAGACGATAACGGCTGTAGAATATATCCTATAAAACCTATTGGATGCTCAATATATCCTCTAATTTTCGACTCTATACATGGACCAGTGATAGATAGTCTCTGTCCTCTAGCCAAAGAATTTATATATAGATGTAGAGATATTGAAGAGGCATTGAACCTACTAAAAGATTTTCTTAGAGAGCTTGAGGATAGCTATAGCTATAGAGTCAACTGGAATACTTTTTATAGAGAATCAAAAAGATTAATCGATATGTGTAACAGGAGATAA
- a CDS encoding periplasmic binding protein (COGs: COG0614 ABC-type Fe3+-hydroxamate transport system periplasmic component~InterPro IPR002491~KEGG: dka:DKAM_1435 ABC-type Fe3+-hydroxamate transport system, periplasmic component~PFAM: periplasmic binding protein~SPTR: B8D6N0 ABC-type Fe3+-hydroxamate transport system, periplasmic component~PFAM: Periplasmic binding protein) has product MNRSIVYIAIVIIIAVIAIIIGYYIGTTQRGATTTISTSTVLEPYITVTDFANRTIKIPRNISRIVAIGPGALRLVVYLNATDMVVGVEEIEKTWDPVGRDYAMAVYNRFKDLPTIGPGGPGRTPDPERILAVKPDLVVMSLYYAQLYDPDKLQQEVGAPVVVVDYTPATSPDLSAFYRALRLLGTVLNRSERAEELINYVENILNDLRQRVKGVDTSMVRVYVGAVSYRGAQPFTATQSPYPPLWWLSTKSIVDNATSTRGFINIDFEYLISMQPDIVFIDENNLNVVLQDFNRSSDKYCSLKAFRDGKVYGLLPYNYYHTNLAVALADAYYIGKVLYPDRFTDIDPIEKANEIFMKFLDEPLYQKYIDGGYLGFTNLSDLFGCVGE; this is encoded by the coding sequence ATGAATAGATCTATAGTCTATATAGCGATAGTAATAATCATAGCTGTTATCGCCATTATCATTGGTTATTATATTGGAACAACACAGAGAGGTGCAACTACAACAATATCTACATCAACAGTGTTGGAACCATATATAACAGTAACTGATTTTGCTAATAGAACTATTAAGATACCTAGAAACATAAGTCGTATAGTTGCTATAGGACCAGGAGCACTAAGGCTTGTAGTATATCTAAATGCTACTGATATGGTTGTAGGGGTTGAAGAGATTGAGAAGACTTGGGATCCTGTAGGTAGAGACTATGCTATGGCTGTCTACAATAGATTTAAAGATCTACCTACTATAGGACCTGGTGGCCCTGGTCGTACACCTGATCCAGAGAGAATCTTAGCGGTTAAACCCGATCTTGTGGTTATGAGTCTCTACTATGCCCAACTCTATGACCCTGACAAGCTTCAGCAGGAAGTTGGAGCTCCTGTAGTTGTTGTTGACTATACCCCTGCTACTTCTCCAGATCTATCAGCATTCTATAGAGCTCTTAGACTACTTGGCACAGTTCTTAATAGGAGTGAGAGAGCTGAGGAACTCATAAACTATGTAGAGAATATTTTGAATGATCTTAGGCAGAGGGTAAAAGGTGTAGATACATCTATGGTTAGAGTATATGTGGGAGCAGTATCATATAGAGGTGCACAGCCGTTTACAGCTACACAATCTCCCTATCCGCCTCTCTGGTGGCTTTCAACAAAGAGTATCGTAGATAACGCTACATCTACGAGAGGATTTATAAACATAGACTTTGAATACCTCATATCTATGCAACCAGATATTGTATTTATAGATGAGAATAATCTTAATGTTGTTTTACAGGACTTCAATAGATCCTCAGATAAATACTGTAGTCTTAAGGCATTTAGAGATGGTAAGGTCTATGGACTTCTACCATATAATTATTATCACACTAATCTAGCAGTTGCACTTGCTGATGCATACTATATTGGAAAGGTTCTATATCCAGATAGATTTACCGATATAGACCCGATAGAAAAAGCTAATGAGATATTTATGAAGTTTCTTGATGAACCGCTATACCAGAAATATATTGATGGTGGATATCTAGGTTTTACCAATCTATCAGATCTATTTGGATGTGTGGGTGAATAG
- a CDS encoding protein of unknown function DUF369 (COGs: COG2164 conserved hypothetical protein~InterPro IPR007256~KEGG: tpe:Tpen_1835 hypothetical protein~PFAM: protein of unknown function DUF369~SPTR: A1S1A0 Putative uncharacterized protein~PFAM: Domain of unknown function (DUF369)) gives MIRFGKDLEIPVLVTDDRFFDRIKTILPISSIARVWKEEVYFGIGLEFDGETTTYVSSGSLAYWPPGKALCLFAWANQPYGYVNHVGWFLGPRHYVLQIKDGANVSVDLIDLKIYSRESVRVVEKLHSHGIYVAPRIWRGSESIVGAYIEENTRVGFEIFLEDFGYIIESDPLYLRNFSILDEAFQHRIRRYGVVKSRVDVNEEGYIVLSSYIENEDSLPNVIKQIVYDYLRVVNELINIFD, from the coding sequence ATGATAAGATTTGGCAAAGATCTTGAGATACCCGTTCTTGTTACAGATGATAGATTTTTTGATAGGATAAAAACTATTTTACCTATCTCCTCTATAGCTAGGGTGTGGAAGGAGGAGGTATATTTTGGTATAGGTCTAGAATTTGATGGAGAGACAACTACATATGTATCAAGTGGTTCTCTTGCTTATTGGCCTCCTGGAAAAGCTTTATGTCTTTTTGCATGGGCTAATCAACCATATGGATATGTAAATCATGTTGGCTGGTTTCTAGGGCCTAGACACTATGTGTTACAGATTAAGGATGGTGCTAATGTTAGTGTCGATCTAATTGATCTGAAGATATATTCTAGGGAGAGTGTTAGGGTTGTAGAAAAGCTCCATTCTCATGGAATCTATGTAGCACCTAGGATATGGAGGGGTTCTGAGAGTATTGTTGGTGCATATATTGAGGAGAATACTAGAGTAGGGTTTGAGATATTTCTAGAGGATTTTGGATATATTATAGAGTCTGATCCTCTCTACCTAAGAAACTTTTCGATTCTAGATGAAGCTTTTCAGCATAGGATAAGAAGATATGGTGTTGTGAAGAGTAGAGTTGATGTTAATGAGGAGGGATATATAGTATTATCAAGCTATATAGAGAATGAAGATAGTCTACCTAATGTGATAAAACAGATTGTTTACGACTATTTGAGGGTTGTCAATGAATTGATCAATATATTTGATTAG
- a CDS encoding transcriptional regulator, ArsR family (InterPro IPR001845:IPR013196~KEGG: cma:Cmaq_0138 regulatory protein ArsR~PFAM: regulatory protein ArsR; Helix-turn-helix type 11 domain protein~SMART: regulatory protein ArsR~SPTR: A8MA56 Regulatory protein ArsR~PFAM: Bacterial regulatory protein, arsR family): protein MPQEALLRLKSLSLPSNYPEPDIIRLINRKAFEGCIANEIRCAIMSILARGVSSAAEIANALNISRTAIYRHLHVLERNGFIVYRNGGFYVGARMFLVYDLSIDENNNLIKINVYTDKGGFVDGKLGFVFVKGDRCRCEICIVRDECLRAVKDLARKLDIKIRSEVPIEGFREIVTEMIRRDVANLIRNGYLIVKIPEEEVEES from the coding sequence ATGCCTCAAGAAGCTTTACTCAGATTAAAATCCCTAAGTCTACCATCTAACTATCCTGAGCCAGATATCATAAGGCTAATTAATCGTAAGGCATTTGAGGGATGTATAGCAAATGAAATTAGATGTGCTATCATGTCTATACTTGCAAGAGGAGTATCATCAGCTGCTGAAATTGCGAATGCTTTAAATATTTCTAGAACTGCTATATATAGGCATCTCCATGTTTTAGAGAGAAATGGATTTATTGTATATAGAAATGGTGGTTTCTATGTTGGTGCAAGAATGTTTCTAGTGTATGATCTGTCTATAGATGAGAATAATAATCTTATAAAGATAAATGTCTATACTGATAAGGGAGGTTTTGTTGATGGGAAGCTGGGATTTGTTTTTGTAAAGGGTGATAGGTGTAGGTGTGAGATCTGTATAGTTAGAGATGAATGTCTGAGAGCTGTTAAGGATTTAGCTAGAAAACTTGATATTAAGATAAGATCTGAAGTACCTATAGAAGGTTTTAGAGAGATAGTTACAGAGATGATCAGGAGGGATGTTGCTAATCTGATAAGGAATGGATATCTAATTGTTAAGATACCTGAAGAGGAAGTAGAAGAGTCATAG
- a CDS encoding ABC transporter related (COGs: COG1120 ABC-type cobalamin/Fe3+-siderophores transport systems ATPase components~InterPro IPR003439:IPR003593:IPR017871~KEGG: tpe:Tpen_1426 ABC transporter related~PFAM: ABC transporter related~SMART: AAA ATPase~SPTR: A1S043 ABC transporter related~PFAM: ABC transporter), producing the protein MVFLRVDGVEFSYRSIDVLKNIRFDVDRGEIVSIVGPNGSGKTTLLRVIDGILKPRKGSVYIDGKTVHSLSRRDIAKIFGYVPQRLASLQPVTVIEFVVTGRKPYILFTPTKKDYEKAFEILKEIGMEDKANRRITELSGGELQMILIARALVSEPRILLLDEPTSNLDPHHQIEIMNLIKRIARDKNIAVLMALHDLTLAYRYSDNVIMMRRGEVFSIGPPEKVLTEENILYVYGVKTMVIPELKTIVFLESIAKY; encoded by the coding sequence ATGGTGTTTCTGAGAGTAGATGGAGTTGAATTTAGTTATAGGAGTATAGATGTTTTAAAGAATATAAGATTTGATGTTGACAGAGGTGAAATTGTATCTATTGTAGGACCTAATGGATCTGGAAAAACAACTCTTCTAAGAGTTATAGACGGTATTCTAAAGCCTAGGAAAGGCTCTGTATATATAGATGGGAAGACTGTTCATAGCCTTAGTAGGAGGGATATAGCTAAGATATTTGGATATGTTCCACAGAGACTAGCCTCACTACAACCAGTAACAGTTATAGAATTTGTTGTTACAGGTAGAAAACCATATATATTATTTACACCTACAAAGAAGGACTATGAAAAAGCATTTGAAATCCTTAAAGAGATAGGTATGGAGGATAAAGCCAATAGGAGGATAACAGAGCTTAGTGGTGGAGAACTACAAATGATATTAATAGCAAGAGCACTTGTATCCGAGCCAAGGATATTGCTATTAGATGAACCAACATCAAATCTAGATCCACACCACCAAATAGAGATTATGAACCTGATAAAGAGGATAGCGAGAGACAAGAATATTGCTGTGCTAATGGCTCTACACGATCTTACGCTAGCCTATAGATACTCAGATAATGTGATAATGATGAGAAGAGGAGAGGTATTCTCAATAGGCCCACCTGAAAAAGTCTTAACAGAGGAAAATATTCTATATGTATACGGTGTGAAGACCATGGTCATACCAGAGCTAAAAACCATTGTATTCCTAGAGAGTATAGCAAAGTATTAG
- a CDS encoding formylmethanofuran dehydrogenase, subunit E (COGs: COG2191 Formylmethanofuran dehydrogenase subunit E~InterPro IPR003814~KEGG: dka:DKAM_1436 formylmethanofuran dehydrogenase, subunit E - like protein~PFAM: formylmethanofuran dehydrogenase subunit E region~SPTR: B8D6N1 Formylmethanofuran dehydrogenase, subunit E-like protein~PFAM: Prokaryotic dksA/traR C4-type zinc finger; FmdE, Molybdenum formylmethanofuran dehydrogenase operon) has translation MVDRNLIEKAKWFHGHICPFLVLGLRISEIAMKRLGVSRAGEAETIGEELLAIVEANNCMADGVQIATGCTLGNNSLIYIDVGKNALTLVRRGTWRGVRVYIDAEKLRSKYFSREALDLFDKVVRRREGSKEDKEKLHRLWEEIGLKMAEVPEEEFVIEEVEVEPIERAPIFESIRCVKCGELVMAPKAVKIGDTYLCPVCADRLLQAVIGRGIDSIRYPIRISRG, from the coding sequence TTGGTTGATAGAAATCTTATTGAAAAAGCTAAATGGTTTCACGGCCATATATGTCCATTTCTAGTCCTAGGTCTTAGAATATCTGAAATAGCTATGAAGAGACTTGGTGTCTCTAGGGCTGGTGAAGCTGAGACTATTGGTGAAGAGCTTTTAGCTATTGTTGAAGCTAATAACTGTATGGCTGATGGTGTTCAGATAGCTACTGGCTGTACATTGGGTAACAATAGTTTGATATATATTGATGTTGGGAAGAATGCTTTGACCCTTGTTAGGAGAGGTACTTGGAGAGGCGTTAGGGTGTATATAGATGCTGAAAAGCTTAGATCGAAATACTTCTCTAGAGAGGCTTTAGATCTCTTTGATAAAGTTGTTAGGAGGAGAGAGGGGAGTAAAGAGGATAAAGAGAAGCTACACAGGTTATGGGAGGAGATAGGACTTAAAATGGCTGAAGTCCCAGAGGAGGAATTCGTTATTGAGGAGGTTGAGGTTGAACCAATTGAAAGAGCACCAATATTTGAAAGCATTAGATGTGTAAAATGTGGAGAACTTGTAATGGCTCCAAAAGCTGTAAAGATAGGCGACACATATCTATGTCCAGTATGTGCAGATAGATTATTACAGGCTGTTATTGGGCGTGGTATAGACAGTATCAGATATCCTATTAGAATATCGAGAGGGTGA
- a CDS encoding conserved hypothetical protein (KEGG: pcl:Pcal_0739 hypothetical protein~SPTR: A3MU48 Putative uncharacterized protein) translates to MLSPKNILTLYKFTLNRGEKVIQEWLISLIGSIATIVISISSLAHWLGKKFGEIDARFREIDKRFESYDKKFEEIDKRFISIDKRFEALEKRLDSIENEIRSLRITVSRIVEVVKSSQEFMIDFLSYEGVLRKEASDVIRHEISRIFRVVSMYTNPLTKEEVERLKQLIEKEELTLEEAEELYEIANKLVYEYGTSETWKLLFYARFWIGYNLRKMKEQREREKQKEKQC, encoded by the coding sequence TTGCTGTCACCTAAAAACATTTTAACTCTATATAAATTTACTCTTAATAGAGGTGAAAAAGTTATTCAAGAGTGGCTTATCTCTCTCATAGGCTCTATAGCCACTATAGTTATCTCTATCTCTAGTCTTGCTCATTGGCTTGGCAAAAAGTTTGGCGAGATTGATGCTAGGTTTAGAGAAATTGATAAAAGATTTGAATCATATGATAAGAAGTTTGAGGAGATAGATAAAAGATTTATATCTATAGACAAAAGATTTGAGGCTTTAGAGAAGAGATTAGATAGTATTGAAAATGAAATTAGATCTCTGAGAATAACAGTATCGAGAATTGTTGAAGTTGTTAAATCTTCTCAAGAGTTTATGATTGATTTTCTTTCTTATGAAGGTGTTTTGAGGAAGGAGGCATCTGATGTTATTAGACATGAGATTAGTAGAATATTTAGGGTTGTATCTATGTATACAAATCCATTGACCAAGGAGGAGGTTGAAAGATTGAAACAGCTTATAGAGAAGGAAGAGTTAACACTTGAGGAAGCTGAGGAACTCTATGAGATAGCGAATAAGCTTGTGTATGAATATGGAACATCAGAGACATGGAAACTTCTATTCTATGCAAGATTCTGGATAGGATATAATCTAAGGAAGATGAAGGAGCAGAGGGAAAGAGAGAAACAAAAAGAGAAACAATGCTAA
- a CDS encoding protein of unknown function DUF437 (COGs: COG2411 conserved hypothetical protein~InterPro IPR007374~KEGG: tko:TK0056 hypothetical protein~PFAM: protein of unknown function DUF437~SPTR: Q5JEG9 Putative uncharacterized protein~PFAM: ASCH domain), producing the protein MKKLVFKLEYAGKILTGEKKTTIRLNTDLKEGETVEVYVGHVRIGRAIIKRINRKKLNELTDEEIKADGFSSREALLRELAKIYGMKRINSNPDVYIIEFSLI; encoded by the coding sequence ATGAAGAAACTAGTATTTAAACTAGAATATGCAGGAAAGATACTTACAGGTGAGAAGAAAACAACAATAAGATTGAATACAGATCTAAAGGAGGGTGAAACTGTAGAGGTATATGTAGGACATGTAAGAATAGGTAGAGCTATTATAAAGAGAATCAATAGAAAGAAGCTAAATGAGTTAACAGATGAGGAAATAAAAGCAGATGGATTTTCATCAAGAGAAGCACTACTGAGAGAATTAGCAAAGATATATGGTATGAAGAGAATTAATAGCAATCCAGATGTATATATAATAGAATTCTCACTAATATAG
- a CDS encoding transport system permease protein (COGs: COG0609 ABC-type Fe3+-siderophore transport system permease component~InterPro IPR000522~KEGG: tne:Tneu_0389 transport system permease protein~PFAM: transport system permease protein~SPTR: B1YBV3 Transport system permease protein~PFAM: FecCD transport family), which produces MRFLAINIALFSLIILLVILSISMGGYYKLSIQDLLNTILSNTRDRALASVIDMRIRRALTSIAVGIILGVSSISLQNILRNPLASPFTLGIQHAAALGVGIAMSVPGTLSIVGARTASTSMITITNYYIVVGSAFTMAMMQSFLILVLSYAIGLSIYGIILASITLSFAIQATLSLLQYLYFNEIQVATLLFWTYGNVSRTAWLEVWILMIVAIAGIIVFLALSTDLDLAVFGDEVAISSGVNIKILRIAILLISSLLTAISVSFVGVIGFAGLVASHIARLTVGWSSRRCIISSALYGAIIMLLADFIGRTILNPVTLPVGITTTLVGVPLLIVLMFGGRHGVSESRWS; this is translated from the coding sequence ATAAGATTTTTAGCTATAAACATAGCTCTCTTTTCACTTATTATACTCCTAGTAATTTTATCAATATCTATGGGAGGATACTATAAGCTTTCTATCCAAGATCTACTAAACACTATACTTAGTAATACACGTGATAGGGCATTGGCTAGTGTAATTGATATGAGAATACGTAGAGCATTAACATCAATAGCTGTTGGAATAATACTTGGAGTCTCATCTATATCACTACAAAATATTCTTAGAAACCCTTTGGCATCCCCATTTACACTAGGTATTCAGCATGCAGCTGCTCTAGGTGTTGGTATAGCTATGTCTGTACCCGGTACACTATCTATAGTAGGTGCACGTACAGCTTCTACATCTATGATAACAATAACTAACTATTATATTGTTGTTGGCTCAGCATTTACCATGGCTATGATGCAATCCTTTCTAATTCTAGTTCTATCATATGCAATAGGTCTTTCGATCTATGGAATAATATTAGCATCAATAACATTATCATTTGCTATACAGGCAACACTATCGCTTCTTCAATATCTATACTTCAACGAGATACAGGTAGCAACACTACTCTTCTGGACATATGGAAATGTTAGTAGAACTGCATGGCTAGAGGTATGGATATTAATGATAGTGGCTATAGCAGGGATTATAGTATTTCTAGCTCTTTCAACAGATCTAGACCTGGCTGTGTTTGGAGACGAGGTTGCTATATCGAGTGGTGTTAATATCAAGATTCTTAGGATTGCTATTCTATTGATATCCTCTCTACTAACAGCCATATCTGTATCATTTGTAGGTGTAATAGGTTTTGCAGGTCTTGTAGCATCTCATATAGCTAGACTTACAGTTGGTTGGAGCTCTAGAAGATGTATCATATCGTCAGCTCTCTATGGAGCTATAATAATGTTGTTAGCAGATTTTATAGGTAGAACAATTCTAAACCCGGTTACACTACCCGTTGGTATTACAACAACTCTTGTAGGAGTCCCTCTACTCATAGTGCTTATGTTTGGTGGTAGACATGGTGTTTCTGAGAGTAGATGGAGTTGA
- a CDS encoding glycoside hydrolase family 12 (InterPro IPR002594~KEGG: sso:SSO1354 endoglucanase precursor~PFAM: glycoside hydrolase family 12~SPTR: Q97YG7 Endoglucanase~PFAM: Glycosyl hydrolase family 12) codes for MALRTTYIVVAILVVAIIAMGIYIGVEMQRTGTSVTITVYQTAVSTKTVSTTVTAIQTMYITTTLPPETVTLTETQTITTYITLSPQIPTPKILEYPTQGLYPSTNIDINNDNVPDFRASLNLYGVNSALGYQRMYIYIHNLTIKIVSDLHSIQPVQWVNGYPEIYVGRKPWDTRYIDGYGVAFPINVDNPRQFVVSFYVCIEDLDPTMNFNIAADAWIVRESVARAPGTPPGKGDIEIMVWLFSQNLGPAGDRVGEEIIPIVINGTRIDAKWDVYLQRSVPWGGWDYIAFAPSGWSVRCGSVAYDPTLFIQAAKKYVSMSGYYLLNWEIGTEWGTQNNGGASARFVVTIADFKVYYGSI; via the coding sequence ATGGCTCTTAGAACTACATATATAGTTGTAGCCATATTGGTTGTAGCGATAATTGCTATGGGTATATATATTGGTGTGGAGATGCAGAGAACAGGTACATCTGTTACAATAACAGTATATCAAACAGCTGTATCAACAAAAACAGTATCTACAACAGTTACAGCGATACAAACCATGTATATCACAACTACTCTACCTCCAGAGACGGTAACACTAACAGAAACTCAAACCATAACCACATATATCACACTATCTCCACAGATCCCTACACCAAAGATACTTGAATATCCTACACAAGGTCTATACCCATCAACAAATATAGATATCAACAATGACAATGTTCCAGACTTTAGAGCTTCACTCAATCTCTATGGAGTTAACTCTGCTCTGGGCTACCAAAGAATGTATATCTATATCCATAATCTAACCATTAAAATTGTTAGCGATTTACATAGCATTCAACCTGTTCAGTGGGTCAATGGATATCCAGAGATATATGTTGGTAGAAAGCCTTGGGATACAAGATATATTGATGGCTATGGAGTTGCATTTCCAATAAATGTTGATAATCCAAGGCAATTCGTTGTAAGTTTCTATGTATGTATAGAGGATTTGGATCCAACAATGAATTTTAATATAGCTGCAGATGCATGGATTGTGAGGGAATCTGTTGCTAGAGCTCCTGGTACACCTCCTGGTAAGGGAGATATAGAGATTATGGTATGGCTATTTAGTCAGAATCTAGGTCCTGCTGGTGATAGGGTTGGTGAGGAGATAATACCTATAGTTATAAATGGAACTAGAATTGATGCTAAATGGGATGTATATCTACAGCGATCTGTCCCATGGGGTGGATGGGACTATATAGCATTCGCACCAAGTGGATGGAGTGTGAGATGCGGATCTGTTGCATATGACCCAACACTATTTATACAAGCAGCAAAGAAATATGTATCTATGTCAGGATACTATCTACTAAACTGGGAGATAGGAACAGAGTGGGGAACGCAAAACAATGGAGGAGCATCCGCAAGATTTGTTGTCACCATAGCAGATTTCAAGGTTTACTATGGATCAATATAG